One genomic segment of Flagellimonas marinaquae includes these proteins:
- a CDS encoding RNA polymerase sigma factor produces MEQLQINDSILVKNYINGDEKALEILINRHNQRITSFIYSKVLDRDVAEDIFQDTFIKVIKTLKKGSYSEEGKFLPWVMRIAHNLVIDHFRKNKRMPKFEGSDDFNIFSVIHDEKLNAEKQIIKDQIESDLTLLIEELPDDQREVLIMRIYKDMSFKEISENTNVSINTALGRMRYALINLRKIVERKNIVLTN; encoded by the coding sequence ATGGAACAGCTACAGATTAATGACTCGATTTTAGTAAAGAACTACATTAACGGAGACGAAAAGGCTCTTGAAATCCTAATCAACAGACACAACCAAAGAATCACCAGCTTTATATACAGCAAAGTTTTGGATAGAGATGTGGCAGAGGACATCTTCCAGGACACTTTTATTAAGGTGATCAAAACCTTGAAAAAAGGAAGCTACAGCGAAGAGGGTAAATTTTTACCTTGGGTAATGCGAATTGCCCACAATTTGGTGATTGACCATTTCCGTAAAAACAAGAGAATGCCCAAATTTGAGGGAAGCGACGATTTCAACATCTTCTCCGTAATCCACGACGAGAAATTGAACGCCGAAAAACAGATCATTAAAGATCAAATAGAAAGTGATCTTACCCTTTTGATCGAAGAATTACCGGACGACCAGCGCGAAGTACTTATCATGCGAATCTACAAGGACATGAGTTTCAAAGAGATATCCGAAAACACCAACGTTAGTATTAACACAGCTTTGGGCAGAATGCGATACGCTCTTATTAATCTTAGAAAAATAGTTGAGCGTAAGAACATCGTTTTAACGAATTAA
- a CDS encoding endonuclease III domain-containing protein, whose translation MTKQEKVDFAVKTLDELYPTIPIPLDHKDPYTLLIAVLLSAQSTDVRVNQITPLLFEKADNPYDMVKLSEEEIREIIKPVGLSPMKAKGIYGLSKILIEKYNGKVPRDIALLEELPAVGHKTASVVVSQAFGIPAFPVDTHIHRLMYRWGFSNGKNVVQTERDAKRLFPKEIWNRLHLQIIWYGREYSPARGWDLEKDIITKTIGRKSVINEYYKNKKSR comes from the coding sequence ATGACCAAACAAGAAAAGGTTGATTTCGCCGTAAAAACCTTGGATGAACTTTATCCTACCATTCCCATACCTTTAGATCATAAGGATCCCTATACCTTGTTGATTGCAGTTTTGCTATCCGCACAAAGTACCGATGTTCGTGTCAATCAAATTACCCCTCTTTTATTTGAAAAGGCCGATAATCCATACGATATGGTAAAGTTATCTGAGGAAGAGATTCGGGAGATCATTAAGCCAGTGGGTCTATCCCCTATGAAAGCAAAAGGCATTTATGGACTTTCCAAAATATTGATAGAAAAGTACAATGGCAAGGTACCCAGGGATATTGCTTTGTTGGAAGAATTGCCTGCAGTGGGACATAAAACCGCAAGTGTAGTGGTTTCACAAGCCTTTGGGATTCCAGCCTTTCCGGTGGACACCCATATTCATAGGTTGATGTACCGTTGGGGTTTTAGCAATGGCAAAAATGTGGTACAGACCGAACGTGATGCCAAACGTTTATTTCCAAAAGAAATCTGGAACAGGTTGCACCTTCAAATAATTTGGTATGGCCGGGAATATTCGCCTGCCAGGGGCTGGGACTTGGAAAAGGATATTATCACAAAGACTATTGGGCGCAAATCGGTGATCAACGAATACTATAAAAACAAAAAGAGCCGCTAA
- the bcp gene encoding thioredoxin-dependent thiol peroxidase yields MNMLKIGDKVPDFSAKDQDGNTINLSDYKGKKLVVFFYPKASTPGCTAEACNLRDNYKELQDQGFELLGVSADSEKRQSNFRNKYEFPFPLLADEDHTVINTFGVWGPKKFMGKEYDGIHRTTFIIDGDGVVENVISKVKTKDHAAQILS; encoded by the coding sequence ATGAATATGTTAAAAATAGGAGATAAAGTACCTGATTTTTCAGCAAAAGACCAAGACGGCAATACAATTAATCTTAGTGATTACAAAGGCAAGAAGTTAGTGGTATTTTTCTACCCTAAAGCAAGTACTCCTGGATGTACGGCCGAAGCCTGTAATTTACGGGACAATTATAAGGAATTGCAAGATCAAGGTTTTGAGCTTTTGGGCGTTAGTGCCGATTCAGAAAAAAGACAATCCAATTTTAGGAACAAATACGAGTTTCCTTTTCCCTTATTGGCAGACGAAGACCATACCGTAATCAACACCTTTGGTGTTTGGGGGCCAAAAAAATTTATGGGAAAAGAATACGACGGTATTCATCGTACCACTTTTATTATTGATGGTGATGGAGTGGTAGAAAACGTTATCAGTAAAGTAAAAACCAAAGACCACGCTGCGCAGATATTGTCTTAA
- a CDS encoding TonB-dependent receptor — protein MPSVPSKENSFENIPSIKAKTLRINLNRDIYGTFAEIGAGQETARHFFRAGGASGTIAKAMSAYDKSFSDAIYGIEEDGRYVTQSRLKKMLDHEMRLVEERISRDNNPDYLFFSYANTVATIDFSKRYKGHGWVGLRFQLDPDQKEYDEIILHIRFKQNEARLQQETLGILGVNLIYGAFFKFHKPKKLLKYLYDHIDHDTLEIDMINFTGPNFSEVDNRLMSLQLIKNDMTDAVMFGPDGHNLLPAAVLYKKNILALRGSFRPVTKVNMDMFQKSYDIFIREQTVDMDNAIVVFEITLSNLKASGEIDEQDFMDRAELLCSLGHTVLISKFQEYYKLVEYFNSYTKAKIGLTMGVNNLVDVFDEKYYRHLSGGILEAFGKLFFKDLKVYLYPMKDPETGQVLTSNNVKVHPRMKELYKFFKYNGKVMDIIDYDPDVLHIFSRDVLKRIINKDDGWEEELPEGIAEIIKEKNLFTRKVLEKKE, from the coding sequence ATGCCCAGCGTACCAAGCAAAGAAAATTCTTTTGAAAATATTCCTTCCATAAAGGCGAAAACCTTAAGGATAAATTTGAATCGAGATATTTACGGAACTTTTGCCGAGATCGGAGCGGGACAAGAAACCGCCAGACATTTTTTTAGAGCTGGTGGCGCGTCCGGAACTATTGCAAAGGCAATGAGCGCCTACGACAAATCTTTTAGCGATGCCATTTATGGAATCGAAGAGGATGGCCGTTACGTTACACAATCTCGATTAAAAAAGATGTTGGACCACGAAATGCGTTTGGTGGAAGAACGGATCAGTAGGGACAACAACCCCGATTACCTGTTCTTTAGTTATGCCAATACTGTGGCCACCATCGATTTTTCAAAAAGATACAAAGGGCATGGTTGGGTCGGTCTTCGTTTTCAATTAGACCCGGACCAAAAGGAGTACGACGAAATTATTCTCCATATTCGATTTAAACAAAACGAGGCCAGATTACAACAGGAAACCCTCGGTATTTTAGGTGTTAATTTAATTTACGGCGCCTTTTTTAAGTTCCATAAGCCCAAAAAGCTCTTAAAATATCTATACGACCATATCGACCACGATACTTTGGAGATTGATATGATCAACTTTACCGGGCCTAATTTTTCCGAGGTCGACAACCGTTTAATGAGTCTTCAACTTATTAAAAACGATATGACGGATGCGGTAATGTTCGGCCCCGATGGGCACAACCTTTTGCCTGCGGCCGTGCTTTACAAGAAAAACATTTTGGCTCTTCGCGGTAGTTTTAGACCGGTGACCAAGGTGAATATGGACATGTTCCAGAAATCGTACGATATTTTTATTCGGGAGCAAACAGTAGATATGGACAATGCCATTGTAGTTTTCGAAATTACCTTGTCCAACCTAAAAGCTTCGGGTGAAATAGATGAGCAAGACTTTATGGATCGTGCGGAGCTTCTTTGTTCCCTGGGGCATACGGTGCTTATTTCCAAATTTCAGGAATATTATAAGTTGGTGGAATACTTTAACAGCTACACCAAGGCCAAAATTGGATTGACCATGGGCGTGAACAACTTGGTAGATGTTTTTGATGAAAAATACTATCGTCACTTGAGCGGTGGTATTCTTGAAGCGTTCGGCAAACTGTTCTTTAAGGATTTAAAAGTGTACCTCTACCCTATGAAAGATCCAGAAACGGGACAGGTGCTTACCAGCAACAATGTAAAGGTTCATCCAAGAATGAAAGAATTGTACAAATTCTTTAAATATAACGGAAAGGTGATGGACATTATTGATTATGACCCGGATGTGCTCCATATTTTCTCCAGGGATGTTCTTAAAAGAATCATTAACAAGGATGATGGATGGGAAGAAGAATTACCGGAGGGTATTGCCGAAATAATCAAAGAAAAAAACTTATTTACCAGAAAGGTTCTTGAGAAAAAAGAATAA
- a CDS encoding MBL fold metallo-hydrolase produces the protein MTITFLGTGTSQGIPVIGSNHPVCLSTDPKDKRLRVSVLISWEEYNYVIDCGPDFRQQMLTNPIERLDGILFTHEHADHTAGIDDIRPFFFRQGDIPVYAHPRVLDSLRRRFDYIFADEDRYPGAPAVEVHEVFKNKNIPLGDLDVVPIEAYHNRLQVFGYRFGEFVYMTDVKRVEEEEIKKIKGAKILVVNALRIEPHHSHFNLEEALEFAEKVGAEQTYFTHISAFLGFHEEVEKKLPENVHLAYDNLKIKI, from the coding sequence ATGACCATTACTTTTTTAGGTACGGGCACTTCGCAGGGCATACCCGTGATAGGAAGCAACCATCCCGTTTGTCTAAGTACAGACCCTAAGGATAAAAGACTGCGTGTATCGGTACTGATTTCTTGGGAAGAATATAATTATGTTATTGATTGTGGCCCTGATTTTCGACAGCAAATGTTGACAAATCCCATTGAAAGACTGGATGGCATTCTGTTTACCCACGAGCATGCCGATCATACTGCGGGCATCGATGATATTCGCCCATTTTTCTTTAGGCAGGGAGATATTCCCGTTTATGCCCATCCACGGGTTTTGGATTCGCTCCGTAGGCGGTTTGATTATATTTTTGCCGATGAGGATCGATACCCCGGAGCCCCGGCGGTAGAAGTGCACGAAGTCTTTAAAAATAAGAATATCCCATTGGGCGATTTAGACGTGGTACCTATTGAAGCCTACCATAACCGTTTACAGGTTTTTGGCTATCGCTTTGGAGAGTTTGTTTACATGACCGATGTTAAAAGAGTGGAGGAGGAGGAAATCAAAAAAATAAAAGGCGCAAAAATTTTAGTGGTCAATGCACTGCGTATTGAGCCCCACCATTCCCATTTTAATTTGGAGGAAGCATTGGAATTTGCAGAAAAAGTAGGCGCGGAACAAACCTATTTTACCCATATCAGCGCTTTTTTGGGTTTTCATGAAGAAGTTGAAAAAAAACTGCCAGAAAATGTACATTTGGCCTACGATAACCTAAAGATAAAAATATAG
- a CDS encoding hydrolase, which translates to MKKNIFLYLFVFAALLALFQYVTGSNMQKALSSDVEKLENQVVKLEDSLQTMHLKVLDMQYFTLENNDDALAYYDHLKLENPSLYIQDKLLETNEQKGDNPLIPYEGMESDFKINKIKVLNHKWILADFSDGKYWGDMIIKYELKDDLSVDFTLAEHLLYAPQDY; encoded by the coding sequence ATGAAGAAAAACATATTTCTATACCTATTTGTTTTTGCCGCTCTGTTGGCACTTTTTCAATACGTTACTGGTAGTAACATGCAAAAAGCATTGAGCTCTGATGTGGAAAAATTGGAAAACCAGGTAGTAAAACTCGAAGATTCCCTACAAACCATGCATCTAAAGGTACTGGATATGCAATACTTTACCTTGGAGAACAACGACGATGCCCTGGCCTATTACGACCACTTAAAACTGGAGAACCCATCGCTCTACATCCAGGATAAATTACTGGAAACCAACGAACAAAAAGGAGACAATCCTTTAATTCCCTACGAAGGGATGGAAAGTGATTTTAAGATAAACAAAATCAAAGTGCTGAACCATAAATGGATTTTGGCCGATTTCTCAGATGGAAAATATTGGGGGGATATGATTATCAAATATGAGCTAAAAGATGATCTAAGCGTAGATTTTACTTTGGCCGAACATTTACTTTACGCACCACAGGACTATTAA
- a CDS encoding alpha/beta hydrolase — MSPKPLSLTYLLRPSSIQSGKIPALFMFHGYGSNEEDLFSFASELPEELMVFSVKAPYDLEPFGHAWYAINFDAEQGKWSDDEQAKESREKIVAFIDEAIEAYDLDKDNISLLGFSQGTILSYSVALSYPEKIKNVVALSGYINENILVEDYGQKDHSKLSFYASHGQVDQVIPLEWAQKSPEFLKSLNIPTTYEEFPVGHGVSQQNFFSFKKWLQQRI, encoded by the coding sequence ATGTCTCCTAAACCCCTATCCTTAACATATTTATTACGCCCTTCCTCTATACAATCCGGCAAAATACCGGCGCTGTTTATGTTCCACGGCTATGGGAGCAACGAGGAGGATTTATTTTCTTTTGCTTCGGAATTACCAGAAGAATTGATGGTTTTTTCCGTAAAGGCCCCGTATGATCTAGAACCTTTTGGGCATGCTTGGTATGCCATCAATTTTGATGCAGAACAAGGCAAATGGAGCGATGATGAGCAAGCGAAGGAATCTAGGGAAAAGATAGTAGCCTTTATTGATGAAGCCATCGAAGCTTATGATCTGGATAAGGATAATATTTCTCTTCTGGGCTTTAGCCAAGGCACAATTTTGAGTTATTCGGTGGCATTGTCGTATCCCGAAAAAATAAAGAATGTGGTTGCGCTCAGTGGTTACATCAATGAAAATATATTGGTGGAAGATTATGGACAAAAAGACCACAGTAAGTTGAGTTTTTATGCTTCACATGGTCAAGTGGACCAAGTTATCCCTTTGGAATGGGCCCAAAAATCCCCTGAATTCCTCAAAAGCTTAAATATCCCAACTACTTACGAAGAGTTTCCGGTGGGACACGGGGTTTCCCAGCAAAACTTTTTTTCCTTTAAAAAGTGGTTGCAACAACGGATTTAA
- a CDS encoding dihydroorotase produces the protein MNILLKSAKIVCPDNKGLHLKKRDILIKKGIIDKIGVSLEAPSNVKVVEKDNLHVSLGWFDSSVSFGEPGFEERETIANGLFTAGKSGFTDIVLNPNTNPVPDTSSDIVFLKERGQGKATQVHPIGSLTKNSDGVDLAELYDMKNAGAVAFYDFKKQIANPNLLKIALLYAQNFNGLVHSFPQDNNIKGKGVVNEGEISTMLGLKGIPALAEELQVARDLFILEYAGGKLHIPTISSAGSVKLIAEAKKKGLDVTCSTAVHNLFFSDETLKGFDSNFKVSPPLRAKSDCKALIKGVKNGTIDFVTSDHIPLDVEHKRVEFDNAKSGSIGLESAFGALNTLFEIEETIRLLTKGRDRYHIEEPQFTEGSKACFTLFDPEQTYTFEVKDILSTSKNSMFIGTSLKGKVYGIINNGQSNF, from the coding sequence TTCTGCTGAAGTCTGCAAAAATTGTGTGCCCGGATAACAAGGGTCTGCATTTAAAAAAGCGTGATATTCTCATTAAAAAAGGTATAATTGATAAGATCGGTGTGTCCTTGGAAGCCCCTTCGAATGTAAAAGTTGTAGAAAAAGATAATCTACACGTGTCCTTAGGTTGGTTCGATAGCAGCGTAAGTTTTGGTGAGCCTGGCTTTGAAGAACGTGAAACCATTGCCAATGGACTTTTTACTGCGGGGAAGAGCGGATTTACGGATATTGTGTTAAATCCAAATACGAACCCTGTTCCCGATACCAGTTCCGATATAGTTTTTTTAAAAGAAAGAGGACAGGGAAAAGCTACACAAGTTCACCCCATTGGCTCCCTGACCAAAAATTCCGACGGTGTAGACCTTGCAGAGCTATATGATATGAAAAATGCAGGTGCAGTGGCCTTTTATGATTTTAAAAAGCAGATAGCCAATCCCAATCTACTGAAAATTGCCCTGCTGTATGCGCAAAATTTTAATGGTTTGGTTCATTCCTTTCCTCAGGATAACAACATTAAGGGCAAAGGAGTGGTAAACGAAGGAGAAATATCCACCATGTTGGGCCTAAAAGGAATTCCCGCATTGGCGGAGGAGCTTCAGGTGGCCAGGGACTTGTTTATTCTGGAATACGCCGGTGGAAAATTGCATATTCCGACCATTTCCTCGGCCGGGTCGGTAAAACTAATAGCAGAAGCCAAGAAAAAAGGCTTGGACGTCACCTGCAGTACTGCCGTACATAATCTATTTTTTTCGGATGAGACCCTAAAGGGCTTTGATTCCAATTTTAAAGTGTCCCCTCCCCTTCGTGCAAAATCCGATTGTAAGGCATTGATCAAGGGGGTTAAAAATGGAACCATAGATTTTGTGACCTCAGATCATATACCGTTGGATGTAGAACACAAACGAGTTGAATTTGATAATGCGAAAAGCGGCAGTATTGGTCTGGAATCTGCTTTTGGCGCTTTGAACACCCTGTTCGAAATCGAGGAAACCATTAGGTTATTGACCAAAGGACGGGACAGATATCATATCGAGGAACCACAATTTACAGAAGGGAGCAAAGCCTGTTTTACCTTGTTCGACCCAGAACAGACCTACACTTTTGAAGTAAAGGATATTTTATCCACTTCTAAGAACAGTATGTTTATAGGTACTTCTTTAAAAGGAAAAGTTTACGGAATCATTAACAACGGCCAAAGCAATTTCTAA